The following are encoded together in the Cololabis saira isolate AMF1-May2022 chromosome 5, fColSai1.1, whole genome shotgun sequence genome:
- the LOC133444564 gene encoding dispanin subfamily A member 2b-like, with protein sequence MNPTQPAERYSSESLPMHGRMEMFSGDQDPLTSVQYTTINMVTEPPKDHIVWSLWCFFYGNPCCLGLAALIFSIKARDRKMVGDMPGARHYGSTACCLNTVATVLVSLSIIIAIITVSVILAQLSRL encoded by the exons ATGAATCCCACTCAACCAGCTGAGAGATATTCAAGTGAGAGTCTTCCCATGCACGGACGAATGGAGATGTTCTCTGGAGACCAAGACCCTCTGACATCGGTGCAATACACCACTATCAACATGGTGACCGAGCCCCCGAAGGACCACATCGTGTGGTCCCTCTGGTGTTTCTTCTACGGAAACCCCTGTTGCCTCGGACTGGCAGCACTCATATTCTCTATCAAG GCCAGAGACCGGAAGATGGTTGGAGATATGCCTGGCGCCCGGCACTACGGCTCCACCGCCTGTTGCCTCAACACCGTGGCCACGGTCCTGGTTTCCCTCTCAATCATTATTGCCATTATTACAGTCAGTGTCATACTAGCACAGCTCTCCAGGTTATAG